One window of the Fusobacterium animalis 7_1 genome contains the following:
- a CDS encoding Fic family protein codes for MRTIKILEQFTEEYIDDLNVRMTHHSNAIEGNTLTLNETATIILDDTIPNAMSKREFLEVLNHSDALKFLLAELQNKAIDIYMIKEINKILLNRLNHNAGNFKTDYNYIRGADFETASPSETPYKMKEWFENMDYQLKNSNSDSEKLKIILENHIKFERIHPFSDGNGRTGRLIMLTLMLENNLTPFVITVEDRAKYMDILRNQDIENFINLVEPLMEEEKKRILAFKKSENLQI; via the coding sequence TTGAGGACAATTAAAATATTAGAACAATTTACAGAAGAATATATAGATGATTTAAATGTAAGAATGACACATCATTCCAATGCAATTGAAGGAAATACATTAACATTAAATGAAACAGCAACTATCATTTTAGATGATACTATTCCCAATGCAATGTCTAAAAGAGAATTTTTAGAAGTTTTAAATCATTCAGATGCTTTAAAATTTTTATTAGCTGAATTACAAAATAAAGCAATAGATATCTATATGATAAAAGAAATTAATAAGATTTTATTAAATAGATTAAATCATAATGCTGGAAATTTTAAAACTGATTATAACTATATAAGGGGAGCAGATTTTGAAACAGCTAGTCCAAGTGAAACACCATATAAGATGAAAGAATGGTTTGAAAATATGGATTATCAGTTAAAAAATTCTAATTCTGATAGTGAAAAATTAAAAATAATACTTGAAAATCATATAAAATTTGAAAGGATACATCCATTTTCTGATGGTAATGGAAGAACAGGAAGATTGATAATGCTTACTTTAATGTTAGAAAATAACTTAACTCCATTTGTTATTACAGTAGAGGATAGAGCAAAATATATGGATATTTTAAGAAATCAAGATATTGAAAATTTTATAAACTTAGTAGAACCTTTGATGGAGGAAGAAAAAAAGAGAATTCTGGCCTTTAAGAAATCAGAAAATTTGCAAATATAG
- a CDS encoding DEAD/DEAH box helicase family protein — MSNFDFLKGDFFDLYELCLEAEENCYTKPRTSAFYSRLALEFCVALVYKFENIQTPYNSTVLNDFINNREFKQLFQNQSQIDGLNIIRKFGNSAAHVLKNVIDNTTKTITLNRNIALNCLKGLFDFTLWIGYCYGSILQTDDIKFDDKYIPKNVSKLENANDIKVADNYVQDSINNIKVIPVKKHNTRINNNNFSEEDTRKLFIDTLLVKAGWNLDDKNMFEYEVEGLKSTASGKGKIDYVLWGDSAFPLAIIEAKKADFNAKKGEFQVLEYAEALEKKFNFFPIRFVTNGFEIFIYDNKNSIPRRIYGFYRKEELQKIIARRNEKITANDISINKDIIDRYYQERAVKKAIENYISDNRKSLLVMATGSGKTRVAISIVDCLSRLNMIKRTLFLADRVALVKQALNNFKKSLPDYTLVDLVSEKDRDNAKIVFSTYQTMMAESEKTKEDGTNKYGVGAFDLIIVDEAHRSIYQKYGDLFEYFDSLILGLTATPKDEIDRNTFKVFDMNSKEPTDSYDLFEAAKDGYLLLPKIKEGALNYPENGIVYSKLSEEEKEKYESLFDEEDSMPEEISGDSLNSWFFNNDTTSKVLTTLMEEGYKIESGDKLGKTIIFAKNDRHADHIVEIFNRLYKNLGGEFCQKITTKVEKVQALIDRFVNPNSFPQIAVSVDMLDTGIDIPEILNLVFYKKVKSKAKFWQMIGRGTRKCKDIYGAGKDKKDFLILDFCRNFSYFEMKDRFEEDNTKLTKSLSSRIFENKVRMIFKLQDLEYQMDEKYKELWENLVTEVHNLIASLNEENISVKTRISYVKKYKNINILKNLEEKDVDEIIKNLSFLPFSIEEKTEMEKKFENLVLKIQLKLSNNKKTENEKTEISDIAKELSKKGTIKEIQKNAHYIMKIIKDENYLKNIDILELENLRDIIEPLTIFLDSNGKHLNYIIGDLEDKIISIKEKNIHTFGSVYLNSKEKFQKYLDNNKNLLSIKKLRNNIELDAEDLKELKQLLYSNEEVDLESLKNENNSEIEKISSIYGKNESFGIFIRSLVGLDREAVSKEFSEFLNKEKFNSNQIELINLIIENIVKYGVYSKNEIRKLSNNILGISIFDIFTNNNDLQKIANIIDKINSNAPKLL, encoded by the coding sequence ATGAGTAATTTTGATTTTTTGAAAGGTGATTTTTTTGATTTATATGAATTGTGTTTAGAAGCAGAAGAGAATTGTTATACTAAGCCTAGAACAAGTGCTTTTTACTCAAGATTGGCACTTGAATTTTGTGTTGCCTTAGTATATAAATTTGAAAATATACAAACACCATACAATAGCACAGTTTTAAATGATTTTATTAATAATAGAGAATTTAAACAGTTATTTCAAAATCAAAGTCAAATAGACGGACTTAATATTATTAGAAAATTTGGTAATAGTGCAGCCCATGTCTTAAAAAATGTAATAGATAATACAACAAAAACTATTACCTTAAATAGAAATATTGCTTTAAATTGTTTGAAGGGGCTTTTTGATTTTACTCTTTGGATAGGTTATTGTTATGGTTCCATTTTGCAAACTGATGATATAAAATTTGATGATAAATATATACCAAAAAATGTATCTAAACTTGAAAATGCTAATGATATTAAGGTAGCAGATAATTATGTACAAGACAGTATTAATAATATAAAAGTAATTCCTGTTAAAAAGCATAATACAAGAATAAATAATAATAATTTTTCAGAAGAAGATACAAGAAAACTATTTATTGATACCTTACTTGTAAAAGCTGGTTGGAACTTAGATGACAAAAATATGTTTGAATATGAAGTTGAAGGATTAAAAAGCACAGCTTCTGGAAAAGGAAAAATAGACTATGTATTATGGGGAGATAGTGCTTTTCCACTTGCAATAATAGAAGCTAAAAAAGCTGATTTTAATGCTAAAAAAGGAGAATTTCAAGTCTTAGAATATGCAGAAGCCTTAGAGAAAAAATTTAATTTCTTTCCAATAAGATTTGTTACTAATGGTTTTGAAATATTTATATATGACAATAAGAATTCTATTCCTAGAAGAATTTATGGCTTTTATAGAAAAGAAGAATTACAAAAAATTATAGCTAGAAGAAATGAAAAAATAACAGCTAATGATATTTCTATAAATAAAGATATAATAGATAGATACTATCAAGAAAGAGCTGTAAAAAAGGCAATAGAAAACTATATTTCAGACAATAGAAAGTCCTTACTTGTTATGGCAACAGGTTCAGGAAAAACAAGAGTTGCTATATCAATAGTAGATTGTTTATCAAGATTAAATATGATTAAAAGAACTTTATTTTTGGCTGATAGAGTAGCACTTGTCAAACAAGCATTAAATAATTTTAAAAAATCTTTACCTGACTATACTCTTGTTGATTTAGTATCTGAAAAAGATAGAGATAATGCAAAAATTGTATTTTCTACTTATCAAACAATGATGGCAGAGTCAGAAAAAACTAAAGAAGATGGAACTAATAAATATGGAGTAGGAGCATTTGATTTAATTATTGTTGATGAAGCACATAGAAGTATTTATCAAAAATATGGAGATTTATTTGAATATTTTGATAGCTTAATTTTAGGGCTTACTGCAACTCCAAAAGATGAAATAGATAGGAATACATTTAAAGTTTTTGATATGAATTCCAAAGAACCTACTGATTCTTATGATTTATTTGAAGCAGCTAAGGATGGATACTTATTATTACCTAAAATAAAAGAAGGTGCTTTAAATTATCCAGAAAATGGTATAGTTTACAGTAAACTTTCAGAAGAAGAAAAGGAAAAATACGAAAGTCTTTTTGATGAAGAAGATAGCATGCCAGAAGAAATTTCAGGAGATAGTTTAAATTCTTGGTTTTTTAATAATGATACAACAAGTAAAGTTCTCACAACTCTAATGGAAGAAGGATATAAAATTGAATCAGGTGATAAATTAGGAAAAACTATAATATTTGCAAAAAATGACAGACATGCAGACCATATTGTAGAAATTTTCAATAGATTATATAAAAATCTTGGAGGAGAATTTTGTCAAAAAATTACAACAAAAGTTGAAAAAGTTCAAGCATTAATAGATAGATTTGTAAATCCTAATAGTTTCCCTCAAATAGCTGTATCAGTTGACATGCTTGACACTGGAATAGATATTCCAGAAATATTAAATCTTGTTTTCTATAAAAAAGTGAAGTCAAAAGCTAAATTTTGGCAAATGATAGGTAGAGGAACAAGAAAATGCAAAGATATTTATGGAGCAGGCAAAGACAAAAAAGATTTTTTAATTTTAGATTTTTGTAGAAATTTCTCATATTTTGAAATGAAAGATAGATTTGAAGAAGACAATACAAAATTAACAAAGTCATTATCTAGTAGAATTTTTGAAAATAAGGTTAGGATGATTTTTAAGCTTCAAGATTTAGAGTACCAAATGGATGAAAAGTATAAAGAGCTTTGGGAGAATCTAGTAACTGAGGTACATAATTTAATAGCTTCTTTAAATGAAGAAAATATTTCAGTAAAAACAAGAATTTCTTATGTAAAAAAGTATAAAAATATTAATATTTTAAAAAATTTAGAAGAAAAAGATGTTGATGAAATTATTAAAAATTTAAGTTTCCTACCTTTTTCTATTGAAGAGAAAACTGAAATGGAGAAGAAATTTGAGAATCTTGTTTTAAAAATACAACTTAAATTATCTAATAATAAAAAAACAGAAAATGAAAAAACAGAAATTTCTGATATTGCAAAGGAATTATCAAAAAAGGGAACTATAAAAGAAATTCAAAAAAATGCACACTATATTATGAAAATAATAAAAGATGAAAATTATCTAAAAAATATTGATATTTTAGAATTAGAAAATTTAAGAGATATTATTGAACCTTTAACAATATTTTTAGATTCAAATGGAAAACATCTAAATTATATTATAGGTGATTTAGAAGATAAAATTATTTCAATAAAAGAAAAAAATATTCATACTTTTGGCTCTGTTTATTTAAATTCTAAGGAAAAATTTCAGAAATATCTAGATAATAATAAAAATTTACTTTCTATAAAGAAATTAAGAAATAATATAGAATTGGATGCAGAAGATTTAAAGGAATTGAAACAACTTCTATACAGTAATGAAGAAGTTGACCTTGAAAGTTTAAAAAATGAAAATAATTCTGAAATTGAAAAAATATCTAGTATCTATGGTAAAAATGAGAGCTTTGGAATTTTTATTCGTTCTTTGGTTGGTTTAGATAGAGAAGCTGTTAGTAAAGAATTTTCTGAATTTTTAAACAAAGAAAAGTTCAATTCTAACCAAATTGAATTAATCAATCTAATAATTGAAAATATAGTAAAATATGGAGTTTATTCAAAAAATGAAATTCGTAAGCTTTCAAATAATATTTTAGGAATATCAATTTTTGATATTTTCACAAATAATAATGATTTACAAAAAATTGCTAATATTATTGATAAAATAAACTCTAATGCACCTAAATTACTTTAA
- the xerA gene encoding site-specific tyrosine recombinase/integron integrase has protein sequence MVDTLILDIKQAMSFTLTNGQMEKLHKVLAHYLYDLEITKKEGAEKEEKQNVEYLEAFLSAKHVEGCSRKSLKYYKATIENLFKKIEKSIKHITTNDLREYLDNYQKEGNASKITIDNIRRIFSSFFAWLEEEDYILKSPVRRIHKVKTGTVVKETYSDEAMEIMRDNCRSLRDLAIIDILASTGMRVGELVKLNIEDIDFEGRECVVFGKGDKERKVYFDARTKIHLHNYLKTRDDDNSALFVSLLKPHKRLQISGVEIMLRQLGRKLNITKVHPHKFRRTLATKAIDKGMPIEQVQQLLGHQKIDTTLQYAMVSQNNVKISHRKYIG, from the coding sequence ATGGTAGATACTTTAATTTTAGACATAAAACAAGCTATGTCTTTTACATTAACAAATGGTCAAATGGAAAAATTACATAAGGTACTGGCACATTATTTGTATGATTTAGAGATTACAAAAAAGGAAGGAGCTGAAAAAGAAGAAAAGCAAAATGTTGAATATTTAGAAGCTTTTTTATCAGCTAAACATGTTGAAGGTTGCTCAAGAAAATCATTAAAATATTACAAGGCAACAATAGAAAATTTATTTAAAAAAATAGAGAAATCTATTAAACATATTACAACTAATGATTTAAGAGAATATTTGGACAACTATCAAAAAGAAGGAAATGCAAGTAAAATAACAATAGATAATATTAGAAGAATTTTTTCAAGTTTTTTTGCTTGGCTTGAAGAAGAAGACTATATTTTAAAAAGCCCTGTTAGAAGGATACATAAAGTAAAAACAGGAACAGTAGTAAAAGAAACTTATTCTGATGAAGCAATGGAAATTATGAGAGATAATTGTAGATCTTTAAGAGATTTAGCCATTATTGATATATTAGCTTCAACAGGAATGAGAGTTGGAGAATTAGTAAAATTAAATATAGAAGATATTGATTTTGAAGGAAGAGAATGTGTTGTTTTTGGTAAGGGAGATAAAGAAAGAAAAGTATATTTTGATGCAAGAACTAAAATTCATCTACATAACTATTTAAAAACAAGAGATGATGATAATTCTGCACTTTTTGTTTCTCTTTTAAAGCCACATAAAAGATTGCAGATTAGTGGTGTTGAAATAATGCTTAGACAACTGGGAAGAAAATTGAATATTACTAAGGTTCATCCTCATAAGTTCAGAAGAACCTTGGCAACAAAAGCAATAGATAAAGGTATGCCTATTGAGCAAGTTCAACAGTTATTAGGACATCAGAAAATAGATACCACTTTACAATATGCAATGGTTAGCCAAAATAATGTGAAGATTTCACATAGAAAATATATTGGTTAA
- a CDS encoding ATP-binding protein, with protein MLKKESELKNRKNYLEKLIKFKDTDFIKIITGIRRCGKSSLMKLMIRYLLENGIKEEQIIQINFESIEFKKMTAETLYNYVKKNLPKDKKAYLFFDEIQKISEWQDAINSFRVDFECDIYITGSNAFLLSSKYATYLAGRSIEIRVYPLSFLEFIDFHGYKIIEKKNLIGGINRKVENINGETYEIKELFEAYMTYGGMPSLTEVDLEIDKALTILDGIYSSVVIRDILERKKQKGRRQITDSSLLRKIIMFLADNIGNNTSINSISNILLNEKLIDVKPAVQTVQSYLSSLLEAYVFYEIKRFDIKGKEYLKTLGKYYIVDIGLKNYLLGFRNRDIGHSIENIVYFELLRRGYDVAIGKIGENEIDFIATNINTKIYIQVTENMSNPSTRERELAAFYKIKDNFEKIVITNDESYLGIQDGIKIIRLIDFLLEE; from the coding sequence ATGTTAAAAAAAGAAAGTGAACTAAAAAATCGTAAGAATTATTTAGAAAAACTTATAAAATTTAAAGATACTGATTTTATTAAAATTATCACAGGTATTCGTCGTTGTGGAAAATCAAGTCTAATGAAACTAATGATAAGATATCTTTTAGAAAATGGTATAAAAGAAGAGCAGATTATACAAATAAATTTTGAATCAATAGAATTTAAAAAAATGACTGCTGAAACTTTATATAATTATGTAAAGAAAAATTTACCCAAAGATAAAAAAGCTTATCTATTTTTTGATGAAATACAAAAGATTTCAGAGTGGCAAGATGCAATAAATTCATTTAGAGTTGATTTTGAATGTGATATTTATATAACAGGTTCTAATGCTTTTTTATTATCGAGTAAATATGCTACTTATCTAGCTGGAAGAAGTATTGAAATCAGAGTTTATCCTTTATCTTTCCTTGAATTTATAGATTTTCATGGCTATAAAATTATTGAGAAAAAAAATCTAATAGGTGGAATAAATAGAAAAGTTGAAAATATAAATGGAGAAACTTATGAAATAAAAGAGCTTTTTGAGGCGTATATGACTTATGGAGGAATGCCAAGTCTTACAGAGGTTGATTTAGAAATAGATAAGGCTTTAACCATTCTTGATGGTATTTATTCTAGTGTTGTGATAAGGGATATTTTAGAACGCAAAAAACAAAAAGGCAGAAGACAGATTACTGATTCAAGTTTACTTAGAAAAATTATAATGTTTTTAGCAGATAACATAGGAAATAATACTTCAATTAATTCTATCTCTAATATTTTATTAAATGAAAAATTAATTGATGTTAAACCTGCCGTTCAAACAGTGCAATCTTATCTATCAAGTCTTCTTGAAGCATATGTATTTTATGAAATAAAAAGATTTGATATTAAAGGAAAAGAATATTTAAAAACACTGGGAAAATATTATATTGTTGATATTGGTTTAAAAAATTATTTACTAGGATTTAGAAATAGAGATATAGGACATAGTATTGAAAATATAGTTTATTTTGAATTATTACGTCGTGGATATGATGTAGCGATAGGAAAGATAGGAGAAAATGAGATAGATTTTATTGCTACAAATATAAACACTAAAATTTACATACAAGTAACTGAAAATATGAGTAACCCAAGTACAAGAGAAAGAGAACTAGCAGCATTTTATAAAATTAAAGATAATTTTGAAAAAATAGTAATTACCAATGATGAAAGTTATCTAGGAATACAAGATGGAATAAAAATTATAAGATTAATAGATTTTTTACTTGAAGAATAA
- a CDS encoding restriction endonuclease subunit S: protein MKIYNKSEWKKIKLGDIFILQMGKTPLRENKLYWDKGNYNWISISDMNFSEKYISFTKEKITDFAIKKSGIKIIPKNTVIMSFKLSIGKVKIVNEDIYSNEAIMAFIPKEDIFIDENFLYHSLKSVRWNEGINKAVKGLTLNKNLISQKEIFLPDLTTQKEITNNLDTIDNLLELRKKQLNYLKELGKSLFVTFNKNGIEKRLDDIADISMGQSPLSQSYNIDKKGLPFYQGKTEFGDIYIKEPIIYCNSPIKIVEKNDILMSVRAPVGDVNIATQKSCIGRGLASIRAKKVDYLYLFYLLKERKIKIEKMGVGSTFKAINKNNISSLQIPIIEMSKQNRIKKYLVLIEKLSFIISSVIFKISETLKKKGVEDN, encoded by the coding sequence ATGAAGATATATAATAAAAGCGAATGGAAGAAAATTAAATTGGGAGATATATTTATTTTACAAATGGGGAAAACTCCACTTAGAGAAAATAAACTATATTGGGATAAAGGCAACTATAACTGGATTTCTATTTCTGATATGAATTTTTCAGAGAAATATATATCTTTTACAAAGGAAAAAATAACTGATTTTGCTATAAAAAAAAGTGGAATAAAAATAATTCCTAAAAACACAGTAATAATGAGTTTTAAATTATCTATTGGAAAAGTTAAAATAGTAAATGAGGATATTTATTCCAATGAAGCTATCATGGCATTTATCCCAAAAGAAGATATTTTTATAGATGAGAATTTTTTATATCATTCTTTAAAGAGTGTAAGATGGAATGAAGGAATTAATAAAGCTGTAAAAGGTTTAACTTTAAATAAAAACTTAATCTCACAAAAAGAAATATTTTTACCTGATTTAACTACACAAAAAGAAATTACTAATAATCTTGATACTATAGACAATTTATTGGAATTAAGAAAAAAGCAATTAAATTATTTAAAGGAATTAGGTAAATCTTTATTTGTAACTTTTAATAAGAATGGAATTGAAAAAAGACTTGATGATATAGCAGATATTAGTATGGGACAATCTCCTTTATCTCAATCATATAATATAGATAAAAAAGGATTACCATTTTACCAAGGAAAAACAGAGTTTGGAGATATTTATATAAAAGAGCCAATTATTTATTGTAATTCACCAATAAAAATAGTAGAAAAAAATGATATTTTAATGTCTGTGAGAGCACCAGTTGGTGATGTCAATATTGCCACACAAAAGTCTTGTATAGGGAGAGGACTTGCTTCAATAAGAGCAAAAAAGGTTGATTATCTTTATTTATTCTATTTATTAAAAGAGCGAAAAATAAAAATTGAAAAAATGGGAGTTGGTAGTACATTTAAAGCAATTAATAAAAATAATATTTCATCACTGCAAATTCCAATAATTGAAATGAGTAAACAAAATAGGATAAAAAAATACTTAGTTTTAATAGAGAAATTATCATTTATCATTTCATCAGTTATTTTTAAAATTTCTGAAACATTGAAAAAGAAAGGAGTTGAGGACAATTAA
- a CDS encoding YbaK/EbsC family protein, whose product MSIEAVRKHLEKFGLDKRIREFKDSTATVEEAAKVNSCEPARIAKSLSFIINDVPTIIVVAGDAKINNQKFKAKFKTKAKMIASSDVENLIGHPIGGVCPFGIKNNVKVYLDESMKRFETMLPACGTPNSAIELTLEELEKASNYIEWIDVCKI is encoded by the coding sequence ATGTCAATAGAAGCAGTAAGAAAACATTTAGAAAAATTTGGTTTAGATAAAAGAATAAGAGAATTTAAAGACTCAACAGCAACAGTTGAAGAAGCAGCAAAGGTTAATTCTTGTGAACCTGCTAGAATAGCAAAATCTTTATCATTTATAATAAATGATGTTCCAACTATTATAGTTGTGGCAGGAGATGCAAAAATTAATAATCAAAAATTTAAAGCTAAATTTAAAACTAAGGCTAAGATGATAGCAAGTAGTGATGTTGAAAATCTAATAGGTCATCCTATTGGAGGAGTCTGTCCTTTTGGAATTAAAAATAATGTAAAGGTTTATTTAGATGAATCAATGAAAAGATTTGAAACTATGCTTCCAGCTTGTGGAACTCCAAATAGTGCTATTGAACTTACTCTTGAAGAACTTGAAAAAGCATCAAATTACATTGAATGGATAGATGTTTGCAAAATCTAA